Genomic segment of Triticum aestivum cultivar Chinese Spring chromosome 6A, IWGSC CS RefSeq v2.1, whole genome shotgun sequence:
cgtttcttcttctttcttccttttaCATGCCATCGCCAAGAGATTAGTCATGGCGAGCAGCCGAGCATCACCACAACAGCTAGGAAAACGGAAGAGTTAGACACCGGCCGTCGGCACCAACAGCCGGAGCTCCTCCGTTGCATCGCTCGAGGTGGCATAGCGCACATGGAGGGGAGCCATGGTAAGGACCACCACAACAAGGGGAAACCGGGAGGTGATGCCGGTGATACAAATGGCGCTCGTCGATGAACGCCAGTGCTGCAATGCACCAACGCGTCCATGGCCGCCGGTATGCAACGCAACTTGTCCACGGCCATTATGGTGTGTTACAACCTCGTCCGTGATGCAATGCAACCTCGTGTGCCGTTGCAGTACTCGAGCGCCGGTGGCGGAGCTGCAATGGAGCGCTCGACACCGGCGGCGGAGCTACAATGGAGCTGCTCGGCTCAGGCGGCGGAGCTCCAATGGAGCGCTCGGCGTAGGCGGCGGAGCTCCAATGGAGCGCTCGACGCCGGCGGCAGAGCTGCAATGGAGCCGCTCGGCGCAGGCAGCGGAGCTGCAATGGAGCCGCTCGGCGTAGGCGGCGGAGCTTCAATGGAGCGCTCGACGCCGGCGATGGAGCTGCAATGGAGCAGCTCGGCGCAGGTGGCGGAGCTGCAATGAAGCTGCAAGTCGTCGGCTACGGAGCTGCAATGGAGCGCTcgttgatgttggggaacgtagtaatttcaaaaaaattcctacgcacacgcaagatca
This window contains:
- the LOC123131471 gene encoding uncharacterized protein, coding for MVRTTTTRGNREVMPVIQMALVDERQCCNAPTRPWPPYSSAGGGAAMERSTPAAELQWSCSAQAAELQWSARRRRRSSNGALDAGGRAAMEPLGAGSGAAMEPLGVGGGASMERSTPAMELQWSSSAQVAELQ